One window of the Longimicrobiaceae bacterium genome contains the following:
- a CDS encoding archease, producing MESQPPEHAPDLPVGVEAMEHTADLGLLVRAPSLEELFRRAAAGMLALMEDTSPPAGSSSEDSEARPISLEAVDADTLLVQWLRELLYLYQVGGCAYSGVEFDHLSPQRLEGRIRCRDAGPGVREIKGVTYHDLEVTSSEGEWRARVVFDV from the coding sequence ATGGAATCTCAGCCGCCCGAGCATGCCCCGGATCTTCCCGTCGGGGTCGAGGCGATGGAACACACCGCCGACCTCGGCCTCCTGGTGCGCGCACCCTCGCTGGAGGAGCTCTTCCGCCGTGCCGCGGCCGGCATGCTGGCGCTGATGGAGGACACCTCGCCGCCAGCGGGGTCGAGCTCGGAAGACTCGGAAGCGCGGCCGATCTCGCTGGAGGCCGTCGATGCGGACACGCTGCTAGTCCAGTGGCTGCGGGAGTTGTTGTACCTGTATCAGGTCGGCGGGTGCGCCTACAGCGGTGTGGAATTCGACCACCTCTCTCCGCAACGGCTGGAAGGACGGATCCGCTGCCGCGACGCAGGGCCTGGGGTCCGTGAGATCAAGGGCGTCACCTACCACGACCTCGAGGTGACGTCCTCCGAGGGAGAGTGGCGGGCGCGGGTGGTCTTCGACGTCTAG
- a CDS encoding YbhB/YbcL family Raf kinase inhibitor-like protein: MSLTLTSSAFTPNGPIPSQYTCDGVDISPPLAWSGAPEGTRSFVLIVDDPDAPDPAAPKTTWVHWVLYDVPADTHELPEDSVPAGAREGLNDWKRVGYRGPCPPIGRHRYFHKLYALDTVLGDLGTPTKQAIERAMEGHVLAQATLVGTYQRG, encoded by the coding sequence ATGTCCCTCACGTTGACCTCGTCCGCCTTCACACCGAACGGGCCGATTCCGTCGCAGTACACCTGTGACGGCGTGGACATTTCGCCGCCGCTGGCCTGGAGCGGCGCCCCGGAAGGGACGCGCAGCTTCGTCCTCATCGTCGACGATCCGGATGCGCCCGATCCGGCCGCGCCCAAGACGACCTGGGTGCACTGGGTGCTCTACGACGTGCCGGCCGATACGCATGAGCTGCCCGAGGACAGCGTCCCTGCCGGCGCACGCGAGGGTCTCAACGACTGGAAGAGGGTCGGGTATCGCGGCCCGTGTCCACCCATCGGCCGACATCGCTACTTCCACAAGCTGTACGCCCTGGACACGGTCCTCGGCGACCTGGGCACGCCCACCAAACAGGCGATCGAACGGGCGATGGAGGGACACGTGCTCGCCCAGGCAACGCTGGTGGGCACGTATCAGCGGGGGTGA